Proteins co-encoded in one Opitutus terrae PB90-1 genomic window:
- a CDS encoding TonB-dependent receptor plug domain-containing protein, whose translation MNRRRSRARRWIPGLRGLAVAGLCHVAAAHAQTPLASAERMQQLSLEELLSLEVTTMSRKTEPWWTAPGAVEVLTSEEIRRSTARNLPEALRLATGLDVAQSSARSWAISARGFNVLAANKISVLLDGRSLFTPFFSGVQWDAQDTLLADVDRIEVVRGPVGALWGAFAVNGFVQIVTKPADDTQGWLVSGGAGTEDPGFLAVRYGGRIGRRAFYRVYAKYFDTDWTYLANGRHAQPSTDFGQVGFRADALLDADTSLTVQGDAYTNKGLPQDREQAEISGGNLLARIRRTFSAASDLEVMSYYDRTARWLPTAWLERRDTGALTAKFRYPLDRHDLLVGADVHVSRDDIANLGFATMVPPQRTTHVVGVYLQDTIAVVPRRWAVTLGAKAEHNSFSGVEAEPSLRAAWTPTPRTTGWAAVSRAVRAPVRVDQDLLLQLGGQIIVDASDAFDSESVVAYELGWRQQVGSQLTLDVAAFHNEYRDLRTAEPIGAEIFPLTFKNGAEAQADGLETSVQYQPSARLFFKASYRLLDLDFMLRPGSRAGSSFANEGNDPRHLGSLTAHAVLSHHLEFDATLRHVSSRPDPATEGYWTADLRLAWLPSESWEIALLGRNLFTGLHRELITTNSLNEFIRASGTVKITWRY comes from the coding sequence ATGAACCGCCGGCGTTCCCGCGCACGCCGCTGGATCCCGGGCCTCCGCGGGCTCGCGGTCGCCGGCCTTTGCCACGTCGCCGCCGCCCACGCGCAAACGCCGCTCGCCAGCGCCGAGCGGATGCAACAGCTGTCGTTGGAGGAGCTGCTTTCCCTCGAGGTCACCACGATGTCGCGCAAAACCGAGCCGTGGTGGACGGCACCGGGAGCGGTCGAGGTGCTGACAAGCGAGGAGATCCGTCGCTCCACCGCGCGGAACCTGCCGGAGGCGCTGCGCCTCGCGACCGGCCTGGACGTGGCGCAGTCGAGCGCGCGGAGCTGGGCGATCAGCGCGCGCGGGTTCAACGTCCTCGCCGCCAACAAAATTTCCGTGCTGCTCGACGGCCGCAGCCTGTTCACCCCGTTCTTTTCCGGCGTGCAGTGGGACGCGCAGGACACGCTGCTGGCGGATGTCGACCGCATCGAGGTGGTGCGCGGTCCGGTCGGCGCGCTCTGGGGCGCGTTCGCGGTGAACGGCTTCGTGCAGATCGTAACGAAGCCCGCCGACGACACGCAGGGCTGGCTGGTCAGCGGCGGCGCGGGCACCGAGGACCCGGGCTTTCTTGCCGTGCGCTACGGTGGCCGGATCGGCCGCCGCGCGTTCTACCGGGTTTACGCGAAGTACTTCGATACCGATTGGACGTATCTCGCGAACGGCCGGCATGCCCAGCCCTCCACCGATTTTGGCCAGGTGGGCTTCCGCGCCGACGCGCTCCTCGATGCGGACACCAGCCTGACGGTACAGGGCGACGCTTACACCAACAAGGGCCTGCCGCAGGACCGCGAACAAGCGGAGATCTCCGGTGGCAATCTCCTCGCGCGGATCCGCCGCACGTTCTCCGCCGCCTCCGACCTCGAGGTCATGTCCTACTACGATCGCACCGCGCGCTGGCTTCCGACCGCCTGGCTGGAACGGCGCGACACCGGCGCATTGACCGCGAAGTTCCGCTATCCGCTCGACCGCCATGATCTGCTCGTCGGGGCGGACGTGCACGTGTCGCGGGACGACATCGCCAACCTGGGCTTCGCGACGATGGTGCCGCCGCAGCGCACCACCCACGTGGTGGGAGTGTATTTGCAGGACACGATCGCGGTCGTTCCGAGGCGCTGGGCGGTGACGCTCGGTGCCAAGGCGGAGCACAACAGTTTTTCCGGCGTGGAGGCGGAACCCTCGCTGCGCGCGGCGTGGACCCCCACTCCGCGCACGACGGGGTGGGCCGCAGTCTCGCGCGCCGTGCGCGCGCCCGTACGCGTGGATCAGGACCTGTTGCTCCAACTTGGCGGCCAGATCATCGTGGACGCGAGCGACGCGTTCGATTCCGAATCGGTCGTGGCCTACGAGCTGGGCTGGCGGCAGCAGGTCGGCTCGCAGCTGACGCTCGACGTGGCGGCCTTCCACAACGAATACCGCGACCTGCGCACGGCCGAGCCAATCGGCGCAGAGATTTTCCCCCTCACGTTCAAGAACGGCGCCGAGGCGCAGGCGGACGGGCTGGAGACCAGCGTGCAATACCAGCCGAGCGCCCGGCTGTTCTTCAAGGCGAGCTACCGACTGCTCGACCTGGACTTCATGTTGCGCCCCGGCAGTCGCGCCGGGAGCAGTTTCGCCAACGAGGGCAACGACCCGCGGCATCTCGGCTCCCTGACCGCCCACGCCGTGCTCAGCCACCATCTGGAATTCGACGCCACGCTCCGGCACGTGAGCAGCCGGCCCGACCCGGCGACGGAAGGCTACTGGACCGCGGACCTGCGACTCGCCTGGCTGCCCTCCGAGAGCTGGGAGATCGCGCTGCTCGGCCGCAATCTGTTCACCGGACTGCACCGCGAGCTGATCACCACCAACAGCCTCAATGAATTCATCCGCGCGAGCGGGACCGTGAAAATCACATGGCGCTACTGA
- a CDS encoding YfiR family protein — protein MPAVRLSRLLRAACAGLWLSLSAPGVRAVPAADEAAVKAALLYNLTQFVDWPPSSFRTPYDPVIIGILGPDPFDDYLDQLVRPVGAGSRRVVVMRFRDARAARQAHVLFIHASQREHLQAIFATLEGRAVLTVADFDGFLRRGGIVRFYRNAENKIRVRINLEAARAAGLTISAKLLRVVEIVPPEEE, from the coding sequence ATGCCTGCGGTCCGGCTTTCCCGGTTGCTGCGTGCGGCGTGCGCCGGCCTCTGGCTCAGCCTGTCCGCGCCTGGAGTGCGCGCCGTGCCCGCGGCGGACGAGGCTGCGGTGAAGGCCGCCCTGCTGTACAACCTCACGCAATTCGTGGATTGGCCGCCGTCGTCCTTCCGCACGCCGTACGATCCCGTCATCATCGGTATCCTCGGGCCCGATCCCTTCGACGATTATCTCGACCAACTTGTCCGGCCAGTCGGCGCCGGCTCCCGGCGGGTGGTGGTGATGCGTTTCCGCGATGCCCGGGCGGCGCGGCAAGCCCACGTGCTGTTCATCCACGCGAGCCAGCGTGAGCATCTGCAGGCGATCTTCGCCACCCTGGAAGGCCGGGCAGTCCTCACCGTGGCCGACTTCGACGGCTTTCTCCGCCGCGGCGGCATCGTTCGTTTTTACCGGAACGCGGAAAACAAGATTCGGGTCCGGATCAATCTCGAGGCCGCCCGCGCCGCCGGGTTGACGATCAGTGCGAAATTGCTTCGCGTCGTCGAGATTGTCCCGCCCGAGGAAGAGTAG
- a CDS encoding ATP-binding protein, whose product MDFRDLPIKRKLAGAIMLTSLTVLALTSLALITYELYAYKQTTRRTLSTIADIIASNSTAVLIYDDHKLASQILAGLHDEPEIEAAALYDKDGQLYVSYPLSLGPTGVPATPGVDGIDFGLRQITLFEPVIEGQNRVGTLYLRGDLADMYRRLGVYGLVLLSVLGCSGLVALSLAAYFQRLISQPILNLANTARIVSERKDYSVRAVKLSNDELGGFTETFNSMLHQVQESHSALRESEERLSAVFQQAGAGIAQTDVSGRFLMVNDRYCEIVGRPRESLLQLRMQDIIHPADLSHHQFLSEHSARDGSSFVVETRYDRPQGGFVWVRNSVAFIRDAAGTIESAIAVTEDITSSKRTEKELERARDDALAASRAKDDFLATLSHELRTPLNPVLLLASEAAEDPTLPPAVRSDFATIRNNVELEARLIDDLLDLTRITRGKLLLDLKPHDMHAILQDALATVRAELERKQIVTTLKFDAGRAVVLSDAVRLQQVFWNVLKNAVKFTPEQGGITVHTHLAVGDSLVVEITDTGIGLEPAEIERIFDAFSQGDHAGTAGSHRFGGVGLGLAISRMLVELHRGSIRAESPGRGHGATFRIELPLLRRDVAAPRMPAADGPPARAAAAAGSAVPETMRRRILLVEDHAPTRTTLQQLLMRRRYEVLAAGTVAEARAIAAKESFDFVISDIGLPDGNAYELMSDLRAEKGLTGIALTGYGMESDIARSHAAGFVVHLTKPLRVQSLDEALARISGATPA is encoded by the coding sequence ATGGATTTTCGCGATCTGCCCATCAAACGGAAACTGGCCGGCGCCATCATGCTGACCAGCCTCACCGTCCTGGCGCTGACCTCGCTGGCGCTGATCACCTACGAGCTTTACGCCTACAAACAGACCACCCGCCGCACGCTCTCGACCATCGCCGACATCATCGCGTCCAACAGCACGGCGGTGCTGATCTACGACGACCACAAGCTCGCCAGCCAGATCCTGGCGGGGTTGCACGATGAACCGGAGATCGAGGCGGCGGCACTGTATGACAAGGATGGACAGCTGTACGTGTCCTATCCCCTCTCGCTCGGCCCCACCGGCGTACCGGCGACCCCCGGCGTGGACGGCATCGATTTCGGCTTGCGGCAGATCACGCTGTTCGAGCCGGTGATCGAGGGCCAGAACCGCGTCGGCACGTTGTACCTGCGCGGTGACCTCGCCGACATGTACCGCCGGCTCGGCGTCTACGGACTCGTGCTGCTCAGCGTGCTCGGTTGCTCGGGGCTGGTCGCGCTGTCGCTGGCGGCTTATTTCCAGCGGCTGATCTCCCAGCCCATTCTCAACCTGGCCAACACCGCGCGCATCGTGTCCGAGCGGAAGGACTACTCCGTGCGCGCCGTAAAGCTGAGCAACGACGAGCTCGGCGGGTTCACCGAAACCTTCAACTCGATGCTGCACCAGGTGCAGGAAAGCCATTCGGCGCTGCGTGAGAGCGAGGAACGACTCTCCGCGGTGTTCCAGCAGGCCGGCGCCGGTATCGCGCAGACGGATGTCAGCGGGCGCTTCCTCATGGTCAACGACCGCTACTGCGAGATCGTCGGCCGCCCGCGCGAGTCGCTGCTCCAGCTCCGGATGCAGGACATCATTCACCCCGCGGACCTGAGCCATCATCAGTTCCTGAGCGAACACTCCGCCCGCGACGGCTCGTCGTTCGTCGTCGAAACCCGTTACGACCGGCCGCAGGGCGGCTTCGTCTGGGTGCGCAACAGCGTCGCGTTCATCCGCGATGCCGCTGGCACCATCGAATCCGCGATCGCGGTGACCGAGGACATCACCAGCTCCAAGCGCACGGAGAAGGAGCTCGAGCGCGCGCGCGACGACGCGCTGGCCGCCTCGCGCGCGAAGGACGATTTCCTCGCCACGCTCTCGCACGAGCTGCGCACGCCGCTGAATCCCGTGCTGCTGCTCGCCAGCGAAGCGGCCGAGGACCCGACGCTCCCGCCCGCCGTCCGCAGCGACTTCGCCACGATTCGCAACAACGTCGAGCTCGAGGCCCGGCTGATCGACGACCTGCTCGACCTGACGCGGATCACGCGCGGCAAGCTGCTGCTCGATTTGAAGCCGCACGACATGCACGCGATCCTGCAGGACGCGCTCGCGACCGTGCGGGCGGAGCTGGAGCGGAAGCAGATCGTCACCACGCTCAAGTTCGACGCCGGCCGGGCCGTGGTGCTCAGCGACGCCGTCCGGCTGCAACAGGTGTTCTGGAACGTGCTGAAGAACGCGGTGAAGTTCACGCCCGAGCAGGGCGGCATCACCGTGCACACGCATCTCGCGGTCGGCGATTCGCTCGTCGTCGAGATCACCGACACCGGCATCGGCCTCGAGCCGGCCGAGATCGAGCGGATCTTCGACGCGTTCTCCCAAGGCGACCACGCGGGCACGGCGGGCTCGCATCGCTTCGGCGGCGTCGGCCTCGGCCTGGCGATTTCCCGGATGCTGGTGGAACTGCACCGCGGCTCCATTCGCGCGGAAAGTCCGGGCCGGGGACACGGCGCCACGTTCCGCATCGAGCTGCCGCTGCTGCGGCGCGATGTCGCCGCACCGCGGATGCCGGCCGCCGATGGCCCGCCCGCCCGCGCGGCCGCGGCTGCAGGCTCGGCGGTGCCCGAAACGATGCGGCGCCGGATTCTGCTGGTGGAGGATCACGCGCCCACGCGCACGACGCTGCAGCAGCTGCTGATGCGGCGCCGCTACGAAGTGCTCGCCGCCGGCACGGTGGCGGAAGCCCGCGCCATCGCCGCCAAGGAAAGCTTCGATTTTGTGATCTCCGACATCGGGCTGCCGGACGGCAACGCGTATGAGCTGATGTCCGACCTGCGCGCGGAAAAAGGACTCACCGGCATCGCGCTCACCGGTTACGGAATGGAAAGCGACATCGCGCGCAGCCACGCCGCCGGCTTCGTCGTGCATCTGACCAAGCCGCTGCGCGTGCAATCGCTCGACGAAGCGCTGGCCCGCATTTCCGGCGCCACGCCGGCGTAA